One segment of Flavobacteriales bacterium DNA contains the following:
- the rplU gene encoding 50S ribosomal protein L21: MYAIVEIAGHQYKVEKDQQIYVNRLEAKEGDKVDFDNVLLIEDKGNVTIGAPAIKGAKVSAKVLEHLKGDKVVVFKKKRRKGYRKKNGHRQYLTSLEISGITAKAPAKKKAAPKKEVEPKTEEAAPEAAAE; the protein is encoded by the coding sequence ATGTACGCAATTGTAGAGATAGCAGGGCATCAATACAAGGTTGAGAAAGATCAACAGATCTACGTAAACCGCTTGGAAGCCAAAGAAGGCGACAAGGTAGACTTCGACAACGTTTTGTTGATCGAGGACAAAGGAAACGTAACTATTGGCGCCCCCGCTATAAAAGGAGCCAAAGTATCGGCTAAGGTGCTCGAGCACCTGAAAGGCGACAAAGTGGTCGTCTTCAAAAAGAAGCGTCGCAAAGGGTACCGTAAGAAAAACGGTCACCGTCAGTATTTGACTTCATTGGAGATCAGCGGTATCACTGCCAAAGCTCCTGCGAAGAAAAAAGCGGCACCGAAAAAAGAAGTTGAACCCAAAACGGAAGAGGCCGCTCCCGAAGCAGCCGCGGAATAA
- the serS gene encoding serine--tRNA ligase: MLHVARIREEKDAVLAGLAKRNFATPEILDTIISKDDERRSTQAELDTTLAAMNRISKEIGGLFKEGKRDEAEAKKAETAELKERSKTLQEQMAQIDKDLFDLLSQVPNVPNELVPAGNSDVDNEVVKENANKPDLGENTLPHWELAAKHDLIDFELGVKITGAGFPVYKGAGAKLQRALIQFFLDRNTEAGYTEVQPPLVVNADSGFGTGQLPDKEGQMYHVTGDDLYLIPTAEVPVTNIYREAILAADQLPQKLTAYSTCFRREAGSYGKDVRGLNRLHQFDKVEIVQVQHPDLSYAALDEMVSHVESLLQALELPYRILRLCGGDLGFTSALTYDFEVWSAAQERWLEVSSVSNFETFQARRLKLRYRDENGKPQIAHTLNGSALALPRILASLLENNQTADGIKIPTALVPYFGSDTI, translated from the coding sequence ATGTTACATGTAGCCCGAATTCGCGAAGAAAAAGATGCCGTTTTGGCCGGATTAGCCAAACGAAACTTCGCTACCCCCGAGATCCTCGATACCATCATCTCCAAGGACGACGAGCGTCGCAGCACCCAAGCGGAACTCGATACTACTTTGGCCGCTATGAACCGCATCTCAAAGGAGATCGGCGGACTCTTCAAAGAAGGCAAGCGCGACGAAGCCGAAGCAAAAAAGGCCGAAACCGCTGAGCTCAAAGAGCGCTCTAAAACGCTTCAAGAGCAAATGGCTCAAATCGACAAGGATCTGTTCGACCTCTTGTCTCAAGTGCCCAATGTGCCCAACGAGCTCGTTCCGGCCGGGAACAGCGATGTCGATAACGAGGTGGTCAAAGAAAACGCGAACAAGCCCGACTTGGGTGAAAACACCCTCCCCCACTGGGAACTCGCGGCGAAACACGACCTCATCGATTTCGAACTCGGCGTAAAGATTACCGGTGCCGGATTCCCCGTATATAAAGGTGCCGGAGCCAAACTCCAACGCGCGCTCATCCAATTCTTCCTCGATCGCAACACCGAGGCAGGATATACCGAGGTGCAACCACCCCTTGTAGTAAACGCCGACTCCGGTTTCGGAACAGGACAGCTACCCGATAAGGAGGGTCAAATGTACCATGTCACGGGCGACGACCTCTACCTCATCCCCACGGCTGAGGTTCCGGTAACCAACATCTACCGCGAAGCGATCCTCGCTGCTGATCAATTGCCGCAAAAACTAACCGCCTACAGTACTTGCTTCCGCCGCGAAGCCGGTAGCTACGGAAAAGATGTGCGCGGACTCAACCGCTTGCACCAATTCGACAAGGTAGAGATCGTACAAGTACAGCACCCCGACCTCAGCTACGCCGCACTCGACGAAATGGTGAGCCACGTCGAGAGCCTGCTGCAGGCCCTCGAACTTCCCTACCGCATTTTGCGCCTTTGTGGTGGCGATCTCGGCTTTACCAGCGCCCTCACCTACGATTTCGAAGTGTGGAGTGCCGCCCAGGAACGCTGGCTCGAAGTGAGCTCGGTGTCGAATTTCGAAACCTTCCAAGCCCGCCGCCTCAAGCTCCGCTACCGCGATGAAAACGGAAAACCACAAATCGCCCACACGCTCAATGGCAGCGCTTTGGCATTACCTCGTATCTTAGCGTCACTGCTCGAGAATAATCAGACCGCGGACGGTATCAAAATCCCGACCGCCCTGGTACCGTATTTCGGCAGCGACACGATCTAA
- a CDS encoding tetratricopeptide repeat protein, whose protein sequence is MKKLLYVILFLGLANLAAGQNWKEKRLLGEQYLELGDYNKARTLFEEAYDMAQNGNTYQSLYGIYMTQEEYDEAAKLARDFAKRTNQLRFAVDEASALEAAGDHKKSDKVWAEIEKGVEKDPNQALSIAQKYKELQKFEEALAMYRMAQMANPRSNLSYQIADIYSAIGRIDLMYGEYLSMIEENPNYLSSVRNMLSRSVSTDAENENNVMLKEALIQKIQETGAPEYTDLLTWVYVQEKNFDGAVRQGIALDRRLRGNQAAVYQLAQVCETNEAYDAALTCFEYIIDDVGRDGPFYRVAEIGKLRVLQAQLDRNNQYSEADVLELKGVYLKTIEEFGSSEYTVALMRDLAHLEAFFLQNVDEAQTLLENALEFNNARPFDLAEVKLELADILLLKGSEWDAILLYGQVEKDFKEDIIGQEAKFRRARISYYQGDFQWAQAQLDVLKASTSKLIANDAMNLSLLISDNLNLDTTSDALETYARAELLAYQQQYDEALTVLEYMEKAYGAHTLIDEILYKRAQIYFEQRNWTKTAEAYQQIVDSYSFDLLGDDAYYQLARLYDVQIGDSEKAFELYGDMLTKYPGSSYTVQARKRYRAMRGDNPDL, encoded by the coding sequence ATGAAAAAACTCCTGTACGTCATCCTTTTCCTCGGACTTGCAAATCTGGCCGCAGGCCAAAATTGGAAAGAAAAACGCTTGCTGGGTGAGCAATACCTGGAGCTGGGCGATTATAACAAGGCGCGGACGCTTTTTGAGGAGGCGTACGACATGGCGCAGAACGGCAATACGTACCAGTCGCTCTACGGTATTTACATGACGCAAGAGGAGTACGACGAGGCCGCGAAGCTCGCCAGGGATTTTGCCAAGCGCACGAACCAGTTGCGATTCGCCGTTGACGAAGCATCGGCCCTCGAAGCGGCCGGCGACCACAAGAAGTCCGATAAGGTGTGGGCGGAGATCGAGAAAGGGGTCGAAAAGGATCCGAACCAGGCGCTGAGCATCGCGCAGAAATACAAGGAACTTCAGAAATTCGAGGAGGCGCTGGCCATGTACCGTATGGCTCAGATGGCGAACCCCCGATCGAACCTCAGCTATCAAATCGCGGACATCTACTCGGCCATTGGGCGCATCGACCTCATGTACGGTGAGTACCTTTCGATGATCGAGGAAAACCCGAACTACCTGAGTTCGGTCCGCAACATGCTCAGCCGCAGCGTTTCGACCGACGCCGAGAATGAGAACAACGTGATGCTCAAGGAGGCGCTGATCCAGAAAATCCAGGAAACCGGAGCGCCGGAATATACCGATCTGCTCACCTGGGTGTACGTGCAGGAGAAGAACTTCGATGGCGCAGTCCGACAAGGAATTGCGCTCGATCGTCGCCTCCGGGGGAATCAGGCCGCGGTATACCAACTAGCCCAGGTGTGCGAAACCAATGAGGCCTACGACGCTGCACTTACCTGCTTCGAGTACATCATTGACGACGTGGGCAGGGACGGACCTTTTTACCGGGTCGCGGAGATCGGTAAGCTGCGGGTGCTTCAGGCTCAGCTCGATCGAAATAACCAGTATTCCGAAGCCGACGTGCTCGAACTCAAAGGTGTTTACCTGAAGACCATCGAAGAATTCGGAAGCTCCGAATATACGGTGGCCTTGATGCGCGACCTCGCCCATTTGGAGGCCTTCTTTTTGCAGAACGTGGACGAAGCTCAGACGCTGCTCGAAAACGCCCTCGAATTCAACAACGCCCGACCGTTCGACTTGGCCGAAGTGAAGCTGGAGCTGGCCGACATATTGCTGCTGAAAGGCTCCGAGTGGGATGCGATATTGCTGTACGGACAGGTCGAAAAAGACTTCAAAGAAGACATCATCGGTCAAGAAGCGAAGTTCCGCCGAGCGCGCATCAGCTACTACCAAGGCGATTTCCAGTGGGCGCAAGCTCAGCTCGACGTGCTCAAAGCAAGTACTTCGAAACTCATCGCCAACGACGCCATGAACTTGTCGCTGTTGATCTCCGACAACCTCAATCTCGATACCACCAGCGATGCGCTCGAGACCTATGCGCGAGCCGAACTCCTGGCCTACCAGCAACAGTACGATGAGGCCCTTACAGTGCTCGAGTACATGGAAAAAGCCTACGGAGCCCATACGCTGATCGACGAGATTCTGTACAAGCGCGCGCAGATCTACTTTGAACAGCGCAACTGGACCAAAACCGCAGAGGCCTATCAGCAGATCGTCGACAGTTACAGCTTTGACCTGTTGGGCGACGACGCCTACTATCAATTGGCGCGACTCTACGATGTACAGATCGGCGACTCAGAAAAGGCCTTTGAACTCTACGGTGACATGCTCACCAAGTACCCGGGCAGCAGCTATACCGTTCAGGCCCGCAAACGCTACCGCGCCATGCGCGGCGACAACCCAGACCTATGA
- a CDS encoding DUF4286 family protein has translation MIIYNVTLNVDDSIHDDWLTWMRETHVPEVMATGYFTEARFTKVLVQEESGTTYSVQYTAPHMIAVQQYQQHAGPELKQKTLERYGDKVVAFRTLLEVQELFRNS, from the coding sequence ATGATCATATATAACGTTACCCTCAACGTGGACGATTCGATCCACGACGATTGGCTCACCTGGATGCGCGAAACCCACGTGCCCGAAGTCATGGCCACCGGTTATTTCACCGAGGCCCGCTTTACCAAGGTGCTCGTTCAGGAAGAAAGCGGCACCACCTATAGCGTACAGTACACGGCTCCGCACATGATCGCCGTGCAGCAGTATCAGCAACACGCCGGACCCGAGCTCAAGCAAAAGACCCTGGAGCGCTATGGCGATAAGGTGGTGGCGTTTAGGACCCTTTTGGAAGTGCAAGAACTCTTTCGGAATTCGTAG
- a CDS encoding insulinase family protein, producing the protein MKRKLLLLLGLAAISVPTMAQREVEFTEFDLDNGLHVILHEDHSTPIVAVTVLYHVGSKNEVEGRTGFAHFFEHLLFEGSENIERGEYSEIVQSNGGNLNANTTQDRTFYYEILPSNQLELGLWLESERMLHANIDQEGVDTQCEVVKEEKRQRIDNQPYASFSAEMFKRAFTKHPYNWTPIGSLEDLNAAKLEEFMDFYNVFYVPNNATLSIAGDIDPKQAKEWVEKYFASIPRGTQEIPRPNIEEPPLGGEVVDTVYDNIQIPAVFMGYRMPGETDQDAYAMSMLTNILSGGESARLPKRLVDEEEKALQVFAFPYTLEDEGLFIVLGLPQIGKSLDSLAMGLDEEMEKVKSELISEREFEKVQNQVRSQFVQSNSSMAGIAESLANYHVYYGDANLINTEIEKYMKVTREDIQRVAQKYLNDDNRVKLIYLPKDQEQASAQ; encoded by the coding sequence ATGAAACGAAAACTCCTCTTGCTTCTAGGTCTGGCCGCGATCAGCGTGCCCACCATGGCTCAGCGCGAGGTCGAGTTCACTGAATTCGATCTCGATAACGGTTTGCATGTGATCTTGCATGAAGACCACAGCACTCCTATCGTTGCGGTTACCGTACTTTACCACGTAGGTTCTAAGAACGAAGTGGAAGGCAGAACCGGTTTTGCTCACTTTTTTGAGCACTTGTTGTTCGAAGGGTCAGAGAACATCGAACGCGGAGAGTACTCTGAGATCGTTCAATCGAACGGTGGAAACCTCAACGCCAATACCACTCAGGACCGTACCTTTTACTACGAGATCCTTCCTTCGAATCAGCTCGAATTAGGCCTCTGGCTCGAGAGTGAGCGTATGTTGCACGCCAACATCGACCAGGAAGGCGTGGATACACAGTGCGAGGTCGTAAAAGAAGAGAAGCGCCAGCGTATCGACAACCAACCGTATGCGAGTTTCTCGGCCGAGATGTTCAAACGCGCCTTTACCAAGCACCCTTACAACTGGACCCCAATTGGTTCATTGGAAGATCTGAACGCGGCTAAATTGGAGGAGTTTATGGACTTCTACAACGTTTTTTACGTACCCAACAACGCCACCTTGTCGATCGCGGGAGATATCGATCCCAAACAAGCCAAGGAATGGGTTGAGAAATACTTCGCCAGCATTCCAAGAGGAACTCAAGAGATTCCACGACCGAATATCGAAGAGCCGCCCTTGGGTGGAGAAGTCGTAGATACGGTATACGACAATATTCAAATACCCGCTGTATTCATGGGTTACCGCATGCCGGGAGAGACCGATCAGGATGCATACGCCATGAGCATGTTGACCAACATCCTTTCGGGTGGCGAGAGTGCTCGTTTGCCCAAGCGATTGGTCGATGAAGAAGAAAAGGCACTACAGGTATTCGCTTTTCCGTACACTTTGGAAGACGAAGGCTTGTTCATCGTTCTCGGTCTTCCCCAGATCGGAAAATCACTCGATTCATTGGCCATGGGGCTCGATGAGGAAATGGAAAAAGTCAAAAGCGAGTTGATTAGCGAGCGCGAATTCGAGAAGGTTCAAAACCAAGTTCGCTCGCAGTTCGTTCAAAGTAATTCGAGCATGGCTGGTATCGCCGAAAGCTTGGCGAACTACCATGTCTACTATGGCGATGCCAACCTGATCAATACAGAGATCGAAAAGTACATGAAGGTAACGCGCGAGGATATTCAGCGCGTGGCTCAAAAGTATTTGAACGACGACAACCGGGTTAAGTTGATCTACCTTCCAAAAGATCAAGAACAAGCATCAGCTCAATAA
- a CDS encoding DMT family transporter gives MRNRFDSPSGHWAILVLLAIIWGSSFILMKKGLAVYSFDQVGTLRISFAFAFIAILGIRFYKHFEWRYALPLFLVGTLGNGIPAFLFTKAETRLDSSIVGILNSLVPLFVVLIGIIWFRLRTTALQVAGILLGLAGAMILMWPNDRFDGAQYWHYGFFAVAATICYAISTNLIKSQLQDMRSLTITVLAFSFVGPLALAYLITTDFSTKLSEPGAYGAMGYIAILGIIGTAVAVWIFNELIKMTTPIFAASVTYLIPIVAILWGVIDGEQLLPRHFAGVAAILSGIYLVNGIRVSRPSRPLQ, from the coding sequence ATGCGAAACCGCTTCGATTCCCCGTCCGGACACTGGGCCATTCTCGTCTTGCTCGCCATCATCTGGGGAAGCTCATTCATTCTCATGAAAAAGGGCCTGGCGGTGTACTCATTCGACCAAGTAGGCACCCTGCGCATCTCCTTCGCCTTTGCGTTCATCGCCATACTCGGCATTCGATTCTACAAGCACTTCGAATGGCGCTATGCCCTCCCCCTTTTCCTAGTAGGTACACTTGGTAACGGCATTCCCGCCTTTCTCTTTACCAAGGCCGAAACGCGGCTCGATAGCTCCATCGTCGGCATCCTGAATTCGCTCGTCCCTCTCTTTGTGGTCCTCATCGGCATCATCTGGTTCCGACTGCGCACGACCGCGCTTCAAGTGGCCGGAATACTACTTGGACTGGCCGGAGCCATGATCCTCATGTGGCCCAATGATCGGTTCGATGGCGCCCAGTATTGGCATTACGGATTCTTCGCCGTGGCCGCCACCATTTGTTACGCCATCTCGACTAACCTCATCAAATCGCAGTTGCAAGACATGCGCTCGCTGACCATCACCGTCCTGGCCTTCTCCTTCGTCGGCCCCCTGGCGCTCGCTTACCTTATTACTACCGACTTTTCAACCAAACTTTCGGAGCCGGGCGCCTACGGCGCGATGGGGTACATCGCGATCCTGGGGATCATCGGAACGGCCGTTGCCGTGTGGATCTTCAATGAACTCATAAAGATGACCACACCCATTTTCGCTGCCTCGGTCACCTATTTGATCCCGATCGTAGCGATCCTGTGGGGTGTCATCGACGGAGAACAACTTCTCCCTCGTCACTTCGCCGGAGTGGCCGCAATATTAAGTGGAATCTACTTGGTCAACGGGATTCGGGTGTCCAGACCGTCTCGGCCACTGCAATGA
- a CDS encoding insulinase family protein, with amino-acid sequence MKRFSILFVALIASISTFAQELDRSVRPAAQPAPELNIGEYEVIEMKNGLKVFVVQNDRLPRVTFRLVLDRDPILEGDKAGYIDIAGSMLERGTATRTKAEIDEEIDFLGASLNTSATSVYGNCLSEHTEEFFQIMADVILNPSFPEAEFEKLKKESLDNLQFVKDDPGAISGQVWNRLLYGEQHPYGDLERTETVEAITLEDCKQYYETHYRPNIAYLAIVGDIKKGKAKKLVKKYLSDWESADVPTFEYIAPSNPTEMRLAVVNRDESVQSVMKIGNLTDLEPGSADIVKVSLMNQILGGGSQGRLYKNIREDKGYTYGAYSSYDADELVGEYMAYANVRNEVTDSTLAQFFYEMNRIRTEPVAEEDLQAAKNYLNGTFALQLENPNTVANFALNTARYELPADYYSTYLQRLSAVTVADLQAMAQEHIKPEQATVLIVGKGDEIMGGLSEMGTIQWYDIYGEPTTEPSIPIPAGVTASTVIEQYLTAIGGREKLEAITEAKISMEISMQGMRLQMVQKYSEPDKMAQEMTMGNMAIFSMRLNGDKAKISQQGQEIPVLEEEIASLKSEAMIFPELHYGDMGVTTELSAIKRVNGAPAYEMVVTLPNGDKKREYFDVETGLKVRSSSEAEGPEGPIVQSTDYADYQDFGGVMFPGKVTIPMGPQKLDAFTKEIDFEPEFDADAFKVD; translated from the coding sequence ATGAAGAGATTTAGCATTCTATTCGTTGCGCTGATCGCTTCGATCAGCACATTTGCACAGGAACTCGACCGCAGTGTCCGCCCCGCAGCTCAACCGGCTCCGGAATTGAACATCGGAGAGTACGAAGTCATTGAAATGAAGAACGGACTCAAGGTTTTCGTGGTTCAGAACGACCGCTTGCCTCGGGTGACCTTCCGATTGGTTTTGGATCGCGATCCGATCCTCGAAGGAGACAAAGCAGGATACATCGATATCGCCGGTTCGATGCTTGAGCGGGGTACGGCAACCCGTACCAAAGCGGAGATCGACGAAGAGATCGACTTCCTCGGTGCTTCATTGAATACCTCAGCCACTTCAGTATATGGAAACTGCCTTTCGGAGCACACCGAGGAGTTTTTCCAGATCATGGCCGATGTGATCTTGAATCCGAGCTTCCCCGAAGCGGAGTTCGAAAAGCTCAAAAAGGAATCACTGGACAACTTGCAATTCGTGAAAGACGATCCCGGAGCCATCAGCGGCCAGGTTTGGAATCGTTTGCTCTACGGTGAGCAGCACCCCTATGGTGACCTTGAGCGCACCGAAACGGTGGAGGCGATCACCCTCGAAGACTGCAAGCAGTATTACGAGACCCACTATCGTCCGAATATCGCTTACTTGGCTATCGTAGGAGATATCAAGAAAGGAAAGGCCAAGAAATTGGTCAAGAAATATCTGAGCGATTGGGAATCAGCTGACGTGCCTACTTTCGAGTACATCGCGCCTAGTAATCCGACCGAGATGCGCTTAGCCGTCGTAAACCGCGACGAAAGTGTACAGTCGGTGATGAAGATCGGTAACCTGACCGATTTGGAGCCCGGATCTGCCGACATCGTAAAGGTGTCGCTCATGAACCAAATCCTCGGAGGTGGTTCTCAAGGTCGTTTGTACAAGAATATCCGAGAGGATAAAGGATACACCTACGGTGCTTATTCTTCGTACGATGCCGATGAGCTCGTTGGTGAGTACATGGCTTATGCGAACGTGCGTAACGAAGTTACGGACAGTACATTGGCTCAGTTCTTCTACGAAATGAACCGCATCCGCACCGAGCCGGTTGCCGAAGAGGACCTTCAAGCAGCCAAGAACTACTTGAACGGAACATTCGCACTTCAGCTCGAGAATCCGAACACGGTGGCCAATTTCGCCTTGAATACCGCGCGTTACGAGTTGCCGGCCGATTATTACAGCACCTACCTCCAGCGCCTTTCGGCGGTAACGGTAGCCGACCTCCAAGCTATGGCTCAGGAGCACATCAAGCCGGAACAAGCTACGGTGCTTATTGTCGGTAAGGGCGATGAGATCATGGGTGGATTGTCCGAAATGGGTACAATTCAGTGGTACGACATTTACGGAGAGCCAACCACGGAGCCTTCTATTCCGATTCCGGCAGGAGTAACCGCAAGCACGGTTATTGAGCAGTACCTAACCGCTATCGGTGGTCGCGAGAAACTCGAGGCGATCACGGAAGCCAAGATCAGCATGGAGATATCTATGCAGGGTATGCGTTTGCAAATGGTACAGAAGTACTCTGAGCCCGATAAAATGGCACAAGAGATGACCATGGGCAACATGGCGATCTTCAGCATGCGCTTGAACGGAGACAAAGCGAAGATCTCACAGCAGGGACAAGAGATCCCTGTTTTAGAAGAAGAGATCGCATCGCTCAAGAGCGAGGCTATGATCTTCCCCGAATTGCACTACGGGGACATGGGTGTCACTACCGAGCTTTCGGCCATCAAACGCGTGAATGGAGCTCCGGCATATGAAATGGTGGTAACCCTGCCGAACGGAGACAAGAAACGCGAGTACTTTGATGTGGAGACCGGGTTGAAGGTGCGTTCGTCGTCTGAGGCGGAAGGACCTGAAGGGCCGATCGTTCAGTCGACCGACTATGCCGACTACCAAGACTTTGGTGGTGTGATGTTTCCGGGTAAAGTGACCATTCCGATGGGACCACAGAAGTTAGATGCCTTCACTAAAGAAATTGACTTTGAGCCCGAGTTCGATGCGGATGCGTTCAAAGTAGACTAA
- the rpmA gene encoding 50S ribosomal protein L27 — MAHKKGVGSSKNGRESESKRLGVKIFGGQEAIAGNIIVRQRGTQHYPSENVGMGKDHTLFALVDGKVAFQRRKGDKSYVSVIPA, encoded by the coding sequence ATGGCACATAAAAAAGGAGTAGGTAGTTCTAAGAACGGCCGCGAATCGGAAAGTAAACGACTCGGGGTCAAGATCTTCGGTGGTCAGGAAGCCATCGCTGGAAATATCATCGTACGTCAGCGCGGTACGCAACACTACCCAAGCGAAAACGTAGGTATGGGAAAAGACCACACCTTGTTCGCTTTGGTCGATGGAAAAGTAGCGTTCCAACGTCGTAAAGGAGATAAATCCTACGTTAGCGTTATCCCAGCATAG
- a CDS encoding 1-acyl-sn-glycerol-3-phosphate acyltransferase: MGKHRKSNLYRLLHFWIGTGLGVFWRVEVNGRKNLPWGKPFIVMPNHENALVDAVMMITRMRDQPYSIARAGAFQIPFVAKMLAHIRMFPIYRPQDGISNMSKNEQIMQDIMDCMKDGQRILIYPEGDQSMDRRLRRLKKGTFRMAMMALNQTDGDLDLHMVPAGIVYEDHAKMGRRCIVNFGEPINAREIWEENDRHEARTIKKLIAVMHDRMRLHMMDIPSNDYNETIDHLREMYVPEALSKAKISPKNYTERWGYDQAFANTFVAQEGERKEEFDQLKGKLKKFEEAVAGMKLRQGVFSRKTWPVSELLAELLLFIIALPMFLIGFTINIIPYKFGQWATHKVFKSKNFEGTGLFFFGLLGHTVWWTIWALIIGIAGVWWMGLYFYPFALITGYFAFLYSQRFRKWWAKWRFRFYRVRNEERVDELVRTRAEIIAVAETVWTPESR; the protein is encoded by the coding sequence ATGGGCAAGCATAGAAAGAGCAATTTATACCGACTCCTTCATTTTTGGATTGGTACCGGGCTAGGTGTTTTTTGGCGGGTAGAGGTGAACGGTCGCAAGAACCTGCCTTGGGGCAAGCCGTTCATCGTAATGCCAAATCACGAGAATGCCCTGGTGGATGCCGTGATGATGATCACTCGAATGCGCGATCAGCCTTATTCGATAGCGCGGGCGGGCGCCTTTCAGATTCCCTTTGTAGCAAAAATGCTAGCGCATATCCGCATGTTTCCGATCTATCGACCACAAGATGGTATTTCCAATATGTCGAAGAACGAGCAGATCATGCAGGATATCATGGACTGTATGAAAGACGGTCAGCGTATCTTGATCTATCCGGAGGGTGATCAGAGCATGGACCGCCGATTGCGACGGCTTAAAAAGGGGACTTTTAGAATGGCGATGATGGCCTTGAACCAGACGGACGGCGATTTGGATCTGCATATGGTTCCGGCCGGAATCGTTTACGAGGATCACGCAAAGATGGGCCGACGCTGTATTGTGAATTTCGGTGAACCGATCAATGCTCGCGAGATTTGGGAAGAGAACGATCGACACGAAGCGCGGACGATCAAGAAGCTGATCGCAGTCATGCACGACCGTATGCGGCTTCATATGATGGATATTCCATCGAACGATTACAACGAGACCATTGACCACCTACGTGAAATGTACGTGCCTGAGGCGCTGAGTAAGGCGAAGATCAGTCCGAAAAATTACACTGAGCGCTGGGGGTACGATCAGGCCTTTGCCAATACTTTCGTTGCTCAGGAGGGAGAGCGGAAAGAGGAATTCGACCAACTAAAAGGAAAGCTGAAGAAATTCGAAGAAGCGGTGGCGGGCATGAAGCTGCGTCAAGGAGTCTTTTCGAGAAAGACCTGGCCGGTTTCGGAGCTATTGGCAGAGTTACTACTGTTCATCATCGCACTTCCCATGTTCTTGATCGGGTTTACGATCAACATCATACCCTATAAGTTTGGACAGTGGGCGACGCACAAAGTCTTTAAGTCGAAGAATTTCGAAGGGACGGGATTGTTCTTTTTCGGGTTGCTGGGGCATACCGTTTGGTGGACCATCTGGGCGTTGATCATCGGCATTGCAGGAGTGTGGTGGATGGGTTTGTATTTCTATCCCTTTGCCTTGATCACGGGATACTTCGCATTTCTGTACAGTCAGCGATTCCGAAAATGGTGGGCGAAATGGCGATTCAGATTCTACAGGGTCCGCAATGAGGAGCGTGTCGATGAATTGGTTCGAACGCGAGCCGAGATCATTGCAGTGGCCGAGACGGTCTGGACACCCGAATCCCGTTGA
- a CDS encoding bile acid:sodium symporter family protein, producing the protein MEHLDQIQLNFSEGNMLFMNICLAFIMFGVSLEIKLDHFRQVVSQPQPLFTGIFSQFIFLPVATLALVWIIQPAPSLALGMFLLAAVPGGNISNFMSHLARGNTALSVSLTAFSSAFSILMTPLNFAFWSALYPPTHDILKTIALDPVEVFKIIALLLIIPLVLGIGFANKFPKITATIVKPIKNLSMLIFIGFVVFAFRANYAIFLEVIQYVILIVFIHHTTALTGGYQIARIMKLDVPTRRSIAIETGIQNSGLGLILIFNFFDGLGGMAILAAWWSIWHILVGLSISYFWSRHAPVSAIPNH; encoded by the coding sequence ATGGAACATTTAGACCAGATTCAGCTCAATTTCAGTGAAGGGAACATGCTCTTCATGAATATTTGTCTCGCCTTCATCATGTTTGGCGTGTCGTTGGAGATCAAACTCGACCACTTCAGGCAGGTGGTGAGTCAACCGCAACCCCTGTTTACCGGAATCTTTAGTCAGTTCATTTTTTTACCCGTGGCCACCTTGGCCTTGGTGTGGATCATACAGCCGGCTCCGAGTTTAGCGCTCGGAATGTTTTTATTGGCTGCCGTGCCCGGAGGTAATATCAGCAATTTCATGTCGCATTTAGCTCGGGGGAATACGGCCTTGAGTGTAAGTTTAACGGCCTTTTCATCGGCCTTTAGTATTCTGATGACACCGTTGAATTTCGCTTTTTGGAGTGCTTTGTATCCGCCCACTCACGATATTCTGAAGACCATTGCGCTGGATCCTGTGGAGGTATTCAAGATCATTGCTTTGCTGTTGATCATACCGCTGGTGCTCGGGATCGGATTTGCCAATAAATTCCCCAAGATCACGGCGACGATCGTGAAGCCCATCAAGAACTTGAGCATGCTCATTTTCATTGGGTTCGTGGTATTTGCTTTTCGGGCGAACTACGCCATCTTTTTGGAGGTGATCCAGTACGTGATCTTGATCGTATTCATTCACCACACCACGGCATTGACCGGTGGGTACCAGATCGCGCGGATCATGAAACTCGACGTACCTACGCGGAGGAGTATTGCCATAGAAACCGGCATCCAGAATTCCGGGCTGGGGCTCATTCTTATCTTTAACTTCTTCGACGGTTTGGGCGGCATGGCCATCTTGGCTGCTTGGTGGAGTATTTGGCATATTTTGGTTGGACTCTCCATTTCGTATTTTTGGAGCCGTCATGCGCCGGTGTCGGCGATTCCCAACCATTGA